A portion of the Acidisoma sp. PAMC 29798 genome contains these proteins:
- a CDS encoding NAD-dependent epimerase/dehydratase family protein, translating to MSEHHLILGGGGFIGKHVALLLAQAGHQVTLAGRRPLVHAMPAALADRVTFRRLELGSADWDALVAKADVVHHYAWGSLPASANANPGGDLRTNVGLTIDMLDALHRRGAGRVVFSSSGGTVYGKLHAVPVSEDHPMAPITAYGAGKATAEVYLGLYRAMHGLDCRIARIANPYGAGQDLSRGLGAVTTFLHHALNGLPITIWGTGDVVRDYIHIADAAQALVALAAAPRHETFIFNVGSGVGISLNEIVAELETRLGRTLDVTRTATRAFDVPISLLSVARAKSVLGWAPALSFTDGMARTLDDLRRNLPFSTLN from the coding sequence GTGAGCGAGCACCACCTGATCCTCGGCGGTGGCGGCTTCATCGGCAAGCATGTGGCTCTGCTATTGGCGCAAGCCGGCCATCAGGTCACCCTCGCCGGGCGTCGGCCTCTTGTCCATGCGATGCCCGCCGCCTTGGCGGACCGCGTTACGTTCCGGCGTTTGGAACTCGGTTCCGCCGACTGGGATGCCCTGGTGGCGAAAGCGGACGTGGTCCATCACTACGCATGGGGATCGCTGCCGGCGAGCGCCAATGCCAATCCCGGTGGCGATCTGCGCACCAATGTCGGTTTGACGATCGACATGCTCGACGCGCTGCATCGCCGCGGGGCTGGTCGTGTGGTCTTCTCCTCATCGGGCGGCACGGTCTACGGCAAGCTGCATGCAGTTCCGGTATCGGAAGATCATCCCATGGCGCCCATCACGGCCTACGGCGCGGGCAAGGCGACGGCGGAGGTCTATCTCGGTCTCTATCGGGCCATGCATGGCCTTGATTGTCGGATCGCGCGTATCGCCAACCCCTATGGTGCGGGCCAGGACCTGTCACGCGGGCTTGGCGCGGTCACCACCTTTTTGCATCACGCTCTGAACGGTCTGCCGATTACCATCTGGGGAACCGGTGACGTGGTGCGGGACTATATCCACATCGCCGATGCGGCGCAGGCCCTGGTCGCTCTGGCGGCAGCCCCCCGCCATGAGACCTTCATCTTCAATGTCGGGAGTGGGGTCGGCATCAGCCTCAATGAGATCGTGGCCGAGCTGGAAACCCGGCTGGGCCGAACCCTGGATGTGACCCGGACCGCGACGCGGGCCTTCGACGTTCCGATCAGCCTCCTGTCGGTCGCGCGGGCGAAGTCTGTGCTGGGTTGGGCACCCGCGCTGTCCTTCACGGATGGTATGGCCCGTACGCTGGACGATCTGCGCCGCAACCTGCCGTTCTCAACCTTGAACTGA
- a CDS encoding ArnT family glycosyltransferase translates to MERRATSILWYRRCLLAIVLLFIGIGARWIWVYRHGLTLDIDEAGYLCLAVVDYNGLLYGGLHGWIAAIDMPSIQAPLTTALASLVFALVGPHVIAGFVVPLAAGAGCILAASMMGRVLGTRRVGLMAAVLTASCPVIIIYARAFQFAMPAALVTTLALVAILRSARFARVSWGAAFGLCLGLMPLARTMTIAFVPGLVAAAFIVVIVDPLHRIRRLGVLLGSLVLAGSVSATWLWPNGRLVTHYLLSYGYGGHARNYGPHTSKLGFDAWRAMLQDFGSSLYLPHLLMIILGFLGLLAITVRSAAADGAAQTARRILQSQALPVVIVAAEAVLVLTTSNNKGTGFFAPIVPSLLALTAWSLWRLSTSRRVDATVAILVALVAILGTVPSLDLRSPLARETVLGLPVLTGITVTQGRGTIQIAQAFVGYGARGAVEPVDRTTSRAWVTLSTVAADWLTQTFGLHATIAFAFRNGLFNVNTVNLAELLHAHGAFAEIQIDPAVTRPSVAGYRDWLKTVSASACALLTSDRLGGDFPPAIDRPMVAEAARQAGFVQRHLWPAPDGQMIGVWTPALTPPQCGVSVQG, encoded by the coding sequence GTGGAGCGGCGGGCGACGAGCATCCTTTGGTATCGGCGGTGCCTGCTCGCCATCGTGCTGCTGTTCATCGGCATCGGCGCGCGCTGGATCTGGGTCTACCGACATGGCCTCACGCTCGATATCGACGAGGCCGGTTATCTCTGCCTCGCCGTCGTCGATTATAACGGCCTGCTGTATGGCGGGCTGCACGGCTGGATCGCCGCGATCGACATGCCCAGCATCCAGGCGCCCTTGACCACGGCCCTCGCGTCTCTGGTGTTCGCACTCGTCGGGCCGCATGTCATAGCCGGGTTCGTCGTGCCCCTGGCGGCAGGCGCCGGATGCATCCTCGCCGCTTCCATGATGGGACGCGTGCTCGGCACGCGCCGTGTCGGCCTGATGGCGGCTGTGCTTACCGCCTCCTGCCCCGTCATCATCATCTATGCCCGGGCCTTCCAGTTCGCGATGCCGGCCGCGCTTGTCACGACGCTCGCCCTCGTCGCGATCCTCCGCTCCGCGCGCTTCGCGCGTGTGTCCTGGGGCGCCGCCTTCGGGCTCTGCCTCGGCTTGATGCCGCTGGCGCGGACGATGACCATCGCCTTCGTGCCCGGCCTCGTGGCGGCGGCCTTCATCGTCGTGATCGTCGATCCCCTGCACCGGATCCGCCGCCTCGGCGTGCTCCTCGGCAGCCTTGTCCTGGCCGGGTCGGTCAGTGCGACCTGGCTCTGGCCCAACGGCCGTCTGGTGACGCACTACCTTCTGAGTTACGGCTATGGCGGTCACGCGCGGAATTATGGGCCGCATACCTCCAAGCTTGGGTTCGACGCCTGGCGCGCTATGCTGCAGGACTTCGGCAGCAGCCTCTATCTGCCGCATCTCCTAATGATCATCCTGGGCTTTCTCGGTCTGCTCGCCATCACAGTGCGGAGCGCGGCGGCCGATGGCGCAGCGCAGACCGCGCGCCGCATCCTGCAGTCACAGGCACTGCCCGTGGTCATTGTCGCGGCGGAAGCCGTGCTCGTCCTCACCACATCCAACAACAAGGGCACCGGCTTCTTCGCGCCCATCGTGCCGAGCTTGCTGGCACTCACGGCATGGAGCCTGTGGCGACTCAGCACGTCCCGCCGGGTCGATGCGACGGTGGCCATTCTCGTCGCCCTTGTGGCGATTCTGGGCACCGTGCCGAGCCTGGATCTCCGGTCACCGCTGGCCCGTGAAACCGTCCTCGGCCTGCCCGTTCTCACGGGCATCACCGTCACGCAGGGGCGCGGCACCATCCAGATCGCGCAAGCCTTCGTCGGATACGGGGCAAGGGGCGCGGTCGAACCCGTCGATCGCACGACCAGTCGCGCCTGGGTCACGCTCAGCACCGTCGCCGCCGATTGGCTGACGCAAACCTTCGGTCTCCATGCCACGATCGCCTTCGCCTTTCGGAACGGGCTGTTTAACGTCAACACCGTCAACCTGGCGGAACTCCTGCACGCGCATGGCGCCTTCGCCGAAATCCAAATCGATCCCGCCGTGACGCGCCCGTCCGTGGCGGGCTATCGCGACTGGCTCAAGACCGTGAGCGCCAGCGCCTGCGCCCTGCTCACGTCCGATCGACTTGGCGGGGATTTCCCGCCGGCGATCGATCGGCCGATGGTGGCCGAAGCGGCGCGCCAGGCGGGGTTCGTGCAACGTCACCTTTGGCCAGCCCCGGACGGCCAGATGATCGGTGTATGGACGCCCGCCCTTACTCCGCCCCAGTGCGGCGTCTCAGTTCAAGGTTGA